Proteins encoded together in one Campylobacter concisus window:
- the nhaD gene encoding sodium:proton antiporter NhaD, with product MRLFGLLGLFFAIAFGADGEAAAIDLTTTWAGILSLIIFVVGYFFIAAEENFHIDKAKPAIFIGTFMFLLIGVYMLINGMDVHSLEHEVNHLILEIAQIVFFLMVAMTFIEALVERDVFNALKYNLVSKGYTYRKLFWLTGILAFFISPVADNLTTALILSTVLLTIDRNNTNFLVAGAINIVVAANAGGAWSPFGDITTLMVWAAGKSPFLDFFALFPASFIGWFVTAFLLSRIVPNTAPHFDVANEPKVVMKKGGKAVIFIGAFTIFCAVMMHQLFHLPAMWGMMFGFSLLSLYTYYFKKAHKDEEPMNVFHYMSKIENNTLFFFFGILAAVGALHFAGFLNYAVSLYDKFGSTPVNIGVGFLSAIVDNVPVMSAVLKANPAMGADAGEAMSQWLLVTLTAGIGGSMISFGSAAGVGVMGKLKGIYTFGAHMKYAWMVVLGYIVSLIVWYVQFEIFHIYF from the coding sequence ATGAGGTTATTTGGACTTCTAGGCTTGTTTTTTGCTATAGCCTTTGGTGCTGACGGAGAAGCTGCGGCTATTGACTTAACTACTACATGGGCGGGAATTTTATCGCTTATCATTTTTGTTGTTGGATATTTTTTCATAGCAGCAGAAGAGAATTTTCACATCGACAAGGCAAAACCTGCCATTTTTATCGGCACTTTTATGTTTTTGCTAATCGGCGTTTATATGCTTATAAATGGCATGGATGTGCATTCACTAGAGCACGAGGTAAATCACCTGATTTTAGAGATAGCTCAGATCGTATTTTTCTTAATGGTAGCGATGACATTTATCGAAGCACTTGTTGAAAGAGATGTATTTAACGCACTTAAATACAACCTAGTTTCAAAAGGCTACACTTACAGAAAGCTATTTTGGCTAACTGGAATTTTGGCGTTTTTCATTAGCCCAGTGGCTGATAACCTAACAACAGCGCTTATCCTATCAACCGTTCTTTTAACGATAGATAGAAATAATACAAATTTCCTAGTCGCAGGTGCGATAAACATCGTCGTAGCAGCAAACGCAGGCGGAGCGTGGAGTCCATTTGGCGATATCACTACACTTATGGTTTGGGCAGCTGGCAAGTCACCATTTTTAGACTTTTTCGCACTTTTCCCAGCTTCATTTATCGGCTGGTTTGTGACAGCGTTTTTACTTTCACGCATCGTGCCAAATACTGCGCCTCATTTTGACGTCGCAAATGAGCCAAAAGTGGTTATGAAAAAGGGCGGTAAAGCGGTTATCTTCATAGGTGCATTTACTATCTTTTGTGCAGTTATGATGCACCAGTTGTTTCACTTGCCAGCTATGTGGGGCATGATGTTTGGTTTCTCACTGCTTAGCCTTTATACATATTATTTCAAAAAAGCTCACAAAGACGAAGAGCCTATGAACGTCTTTCACTATATGTCAAAGATCGAGAACAACACGCTATTTTTCTTCTTTGGAATTTTAGCTGCAGTTGGCGCTCTTCACTTTGCTGGATTTTTAAATTACGCTGTGTCACTTTATGATAAATTTGGCTCAACACCTGTAAATATCGGAGTTGGCTTCCTCTCAGCAATCGTTGATAACGTCCCTGTTATGTCAGCCGTTCTAAAAGCAAATCCAGCTATGGGAGCTGATGCGGGCGAGGCTATGAGTCAGTGGCTACTTGTGACACTTACAGCTGGTATCGGCGGTTCTATGATAAGCTTTGGCTCAGCAGCTGGCGTTGGAGTAATGGGTAAATTAAAAGGAATTTATACCTTTGGTGCGCATATGAAATATGCATGGATGGTAGTTTTAGGATACATCGTATCACTCATTGTTTGGTATGTGCAGTTTGAAATTTTTCACATCTACTTTTAA
- a CDS encoding amino acid ABC transporter permease, whose amino-acid sequence MNAQNLAKFLFFIIIVSLGTYFFYPRDLSEAQEIAYIKSYGVTLGLTIGGIAIGITLGFILAFIKFLDIKVLNFVIDEYIDILRGTPVILQLLIFSVVIFATWSDNFYVAVIALGLNSSAYVAEIVRSGINSVDKGQMEAARAMGLNYYVSMREIVFPQATKNILPALANEFISLFKETSVVGYISVVDITMQSKSLQAVFYSPEPVIFTGIVYYVSVKFFTLLVKLLERRLNRHD is encoded by the coding sequence TTGAACGCTCAAAATTTAGCCAAATTTCTATTTTTTATAATAATTGTCTCACTTGGAACATACTTTTTCTATCCAAGAGATCTTAGCGAGGCGCAAGAGATCGCATATATCAAAAGTTACGGAGTAACACTTGGTCTTACGATAGGCGGTATCGCTATAGGCATCACACTTGGATTTATTTTAGCTTTTATTAAATTTTTAGATATCAAGGTTTTAAATTTCGTCATAGATGAGTATATTGACATCTTGCGTGGAACGCCTGTAATACTTCAACTTCTAATATTTTCAGTGGTGATTTTCGCCACTTGGAGCGATAACTTCTACGTCGCTGTGATCGCACTTGGACTAAATAGCTCGGCTTACGTCGCTGAGATCGTAAGAAGCGGCATAAATAGCGTCGATAAAGGTCAGATGGAGGCAGCTAGGGCGATGGGGCTAAACTACTACGTTTCGATGCGTGAGATAGTCTTTCCACAAGCTACTAAAAATATCTTGCCAGCGCTTGCAAATGAGTTTATATCGCTTTTTAAAGAGACCTCAGTCGTTGGCTATATAAGCGTCGTTGATATTACGATGCAGAGCAAGAGCCTTCAAGCGGTCTTTTACAGCCCAGAGCCAGTCATTTTTACGGGCATTGTATATTACGTGAGTGTTAAATTTTTCACCCTTTTGGTGAAACTACTTGAGAGGAGACTAAATCGCCATGATTGA
- a CDS encoding phosphatidylserine decarboxylase, whose protein sequence is MNKDNLFSQIFGKVAKINFFKPLQELINSFYVKLFKIDMSEFKSANEYKNLNELFTRELLKPREFDAADEIFISPVDGTCLSFGTTKELEAFSIKSMSYGVKELLGQGELDGEFDFANIYLSPKDYHHYHAPCDITIKKAVYIPGKLYSVAVKWLGKVDSLYTKNERVALLCEMKNGKKLWLVFVGALNVGKMKFCFDERIQTNAMANFTQIYEYENLHIKKGERLGNFELGSTIVILSEKDAIEYNLFENKELKFAEAIGRIKE, encoded by the coding sequence ATGAACAAGGACAATCTCTTCTCTCAAATTTTTGGCAAGGTAGCAAAAATAAACTTTTTCAAGCCGCTTCAAGAGCTTATCAACTCCTTTTATGTAAAGCTTTTTAAGATCGATATGAGCGAGTTTAAGTCAGCAAATGAGTATAAAAATTTAAACGAACTTTTCACTAGAGAGCTCTTAAAACCAAGAGAATTTGACGCAGCAGATGAGATATTTATAAGTCCTGTTGATGGTACCTGCCTTAGTTTTGGCACCACGAAAGAGCTAGAAGCTTTTAGCATAAAAAGCATGAGCTACGGTGTGAAGGAGCTTTTGGGGCAGGGCGAGCTTGATGGCGAGTTTGACTTTGCCAACATCTATCTTAGCCCAAAAGACTATCATCACTATCATGCACCTTGCGATATTACGATAAAAAAAGCGGTCTATATCCCAGGCAAGCTTTACAGTGTGGCGGTAAAATGGCTTGGCAAGGTCGATAGCCTTTATACCAAAAACGAGCGTGTGGCGCTACTTTGTGAGATGAAAAATGGCAAAAAACTTTGGCTAGTTTTCGTGGGTGCGCTAAACGTTGGTAAGATGAAATTTTGCTTTGATGAGCGTATCCAGACAAATGCGATGGCAAATTTTACACAAATTTATGAATATGAAAATTTACACATTAAAAAGGGCGAGCGTCTTGGAAATTTCGAGCTTGGCTCAACCATCGTCATACTTAGCGAAAAAGATGCGATCGAGTACAACCTCTTTGAAAACAAAGAGCTAAAATTTGCTGAAGCGATCGGCAGGATAAAAGAGTAA
- a CDS encoding histidine kinase produces the protein MRVSKFLVLLPIFLAAFACFYSGALYFDKFRISYGINSEVKRESLIRKTLDAIVSERIAYERYSQTRSPQDEAALREANAAKNLFVKSLSNTLSNTPDDKRIRDRLNEVLKNANASWESSNLSFLSFVELANSAVESGQILFRDVALDIDIKRHILSLLRTYELLQNVNTTKEHILAVLMGKEKITESSLKQSLDSLKYNDINANLLPNGDIKDNIIRDIDRLDNIETSQGYDEIRLKLKLKNELTRDEILQIYTFESNRAKLFSKIANVLSDELKRLNDNFRVKVLSLTFLMFFLSLWLFYAGYKTYIWLKALENLNQKMKLVRDEILKRGDRNPQNLIESFITLYKELLQKYEQERSFAAIKDRLLVRLSKKFYQAKEQIFSSVATLKKDENVVKNELLFENLEKNSQIIAINYSNIKGLLDSRNGEVGLNLKPFNPQILFSNILEAQIPFTQEKKLNFLTYLDANISDELEGDSEKISAVFGSIMQAVVTKCDKFANLIVEIKNVSDALSQSGLLLIETKIRTNQIFINEEQIKALNAEDENEINDEESEFYLRLASFYLKLFNSSLDISTLGGAGNEFKFILSLKKVQKLQNFSLNHELRIAYLPDINAKYNEFFAATLEDMGLRFQNIISNNQAQAKNYDIVFARQSASKNINIKNVVLLKDPLTPLSVARLVYMEKNRGESLTEEKVLFLLCDKNPLSLEMFSRAFSFLDCEVIGVSSHKELKQALLLNRFNAVFIDASFFENGVANFVKEIRSLQEEKINLVAVVSNTSNIPERELLPAFDEKIRKPFSKDELNQILPKFIKNYKPSKENRYFSKNENIVIYKSTKLENKIFAGALGEFQNTLEVANSFSELLIKIKTKPCSLALVDETAEGFDIKELLVTISELRAGLKLDARVLLFSNNLELKNQKEYIKILSPSVSKIELTNFVKSELGEINSTQNELKNNFKFIKFKI, from the coding sequence ATGAGGGTTAGTAAATTTTTAGTTCTTTTGCCGATATTTTTGGCAGCTTTCGCTTGCTTTTATAGTGGCGCGCTCTACTTTGATAAATTTAGGATCTCTTATGGCATAAATAGCGAGGTAAAAAGAGAAAGTTTGATAAGAAAAACCTTAGATGCGATCGTTTCAGAAAGAATTGCTTACGAAAGATATAGTCAAACTAGGTCACCTCAAGATGAAGCGGCTTTAAGAGAGGCAAATGCTGCTAAGAATTTGTTTGTAAAAAGTTTATCAAACACTCTTTCTAACACACCAGATGATAAAAGGATAAGAGATAGGCTAAATGAAGTTTTAAAAAACGCAAATGCAAGTTGGGAGAGCTCTAATCTCTCGTTTCTTAGCTTTGTTGAGTTAGCAAATTCTGCTGTTGAAAGTGGGCAAATTTTATTTAGAGATGTTGCTTTAGACATTGATATCAAGCGTCATATACTCTCTTTACTTAGAACCTATGAGCTGCTTCAAAACGTAAATACCACAAAAGAGCATATCTTGGCTGTGCTTATGGGTAAAGAAAAAATTACCGAAAGTTCGCTAAAACAATCTCTAGATAGCCTTAAATACAACGATATAAATGCAAATTTACTCCCAAATGGCGACATAAAAGACAACATAATAAGAGATATAGATAGGCTTGATAATATAGAGACCTCTCAGGGCTATGACGAGATCCGCCTTAAGCTAAAGCTAAAAAATGAGCTAACACGTGATGAAATTTTGCAGATATATACCTTTGAAAGCAATAGAGCTAAGCTTTTCAGCAAGATAGCAAATGTCTTAAGTGACGAGCTAAAGAGACTAAATGATAACTTTAGAGTAAAGGTGCTTTCTCTAACATTTTTGATGTTTTTTCTATCGCTTTGGCTCTTTTACGCTGGCTATAAAACATACATCTGGCTAAAAGCTCTAGAAAATTTAAACCAAAAAATGAAGCTTGTAAGAGATGAGATTTTAAAAAGAGGTGATAGAAATCCACAAAATTTAATAGAAAGCTTCATAACCCTATATAAAGAGCTACTTCAAAAGTATGAGCAAGAAAGAAGCTTTGCTGCGATAAAAGATAGACTGCTTGTTAGGCTAAGTAAGAAATTTTATCAAGCAAAAGAGCAGATATTTAGCTCGGTCGCTACCCTAAAAAAAGATGAAAATGTGGTAAAAAATGAGCTTCTTTTTGAAAATTTAGAAAAAAATAGCCAAATAATAGCGATAAATTACAGCAATATAAAAGGCTTGCTTGATAGCAGAAATGGTGAGGTTGGACTAAATTTAAAGCCATTTAACCCACAAATTTTATTTTCAAACATCCTTGAAGCGCAGATACCTTTCACGCAAGAGAAAAAGCTAAATTTCTTAACCTATCTTGATGCAAACATTAGCGACGAGCTAGAGGGCGATAGCGAGAAGATAAGCGCCGTCTTTGGCTCTATCATGCAAGCTGTCGTGACAAAATGTGATAAATTTGCTAACTTGATAGTAGAGATAAAAAATGTCAGCGACGCCCTTAGTCAAAGTGGTCTTTTGCTAATCGAAACAAAGATAAGGACAAATCAAATTTTCATAAATGAAGAGCAGATAAAAGCTTTAAACGCAGAAGATGAAAATGAGATAAACGACGAAGAGAGCGAGTTTTATCTAAGACTTGCTAGCTTTTATCTAAAGCTTTTTAACTCAAGCCTTGACATAAGCACGCTTGGCGGAGCTGGTAATGAGTTTAAATTTATCCTTAGTCTAAAAAAGGTGCAAAAACTACAAAATTTCAGCCTAAATCACGAGCTAAGGATCGCGTATCTGCCTGATATAAATGCAAAATATAATGAATTTTTTGCAGCTACTTTAGAAGATATGGGGCTTAGGTTTCAAAATATCATCTCAAACAACCAAGCACAAGCTAAAAACTACGATATCGTCTTTGCAAGGCAGAGTGCTAGTAAAAATATAAATATAAAAAATGTGGTCTTGCTAAAAGATCCGCTCACGCCACTTAGCGTTGCGCGGCTTGTCTATATGGAGAAAAATAGGGGCGAGAGCTTGACTGAAGAGAAAGTGCTCTTTTTACTATGCGATAAAAATCCACTTAGTCTTGAGATGTTTTCGCGCGCTTTTAGCTTCTTAGACTGCGAAGTCATAGGCGTTAGCAGCCACAAAGAGCTTAAACAAGCACTACTTTTAAATAGATTTAACGCAGTCTTTATCGATGCTTCATTTTTTGAAAATGGCGTGGCAAATTTCGTAAAAGAGATAAGATCGCTTCAAGAAGAGAAGATAAATTTAGTCGCTGTGGTCTCAAATACCTCAAATATCCCTGAAAGAGAGCTGCTGCCGGCGTTTGATGAGAAGATCAGAAAGCCTTTTAGCAAAGATGAGCTAAATCAAATTTTGCCTAAATTTATAAAAAACTATAAGCCAAGCAAAGAAAATAGATACTTTAGTAAAAACGAAAATATAGTGATTTACAAGAGCACGAAGCTTGAAAATAAGATATTTGCTGGCGCTCTTGGCGAGTTTCAAAACACGCTTGAGGTGGCAAATAGCTTTAGCGAGCTTTTGATAAAGATAAAGACGAAACCTTGCTCGCTAGCGCTTGTGGATGAAACGGCAGAGGGCTTTGATATAAAAGAGCTTTTAGTTACGATATCTGAGCTTAGAGCTGGGCTAAAGCTGGATGCTAGAGTGCTTCTTTTTAGCAACAACTTAGAGCTTAAAAACCAAAAAGAGTATATAAAAATCCTATCTCCAAGCGTGAGCAAGATAGAGCTTACAAACTTCGTAAAATCAGAGCTTGGCGAGATAAATTCGACTCAAAATGAACTAAAGAACAACTTTAAGTTTATAAAATTTAAGATTTGA
- the putP gene encoding sodium/proline symporter PutP, with product MSFGSYLAIAIYFGFLLFIGRYFYDKNASMNEYLLDNRQMGPVVTALSAGASDMSGWMLLGVPGALYATGVANVWMIAGLIVGAYCNYLFLAKRLRVYTEVASDSITIPDFLENRFKDRTKILRIISGLIILIFFTLYVSSGIIAGGKTFESFFGLKFAYGAVFTLIIVVFYTFFGGFKAVSITDAFQGLLMFCVLVSIPVVAYLNLDLPSDTNLIKEISRLDANHLNPFRDQTFWGILGLLAWGFGYFGQPHIIVRFMAIRDSKELAKARRIGIGWMTIGLLGAIMSGLIGFVYFSQRGGLSDPETVFLKLGELLFPPFFIGIIISAVLSAIMSTISSQLLVTSSSVTKDFIFAFYKKEVSQSTQTAISRYAVVVVAIIATVLAFISTDNVLNVVGNAWAGFGASFGPVLLFSLYWKRMSALGALAGMIAGGATVIFWITSGLNAYVYEILPGILTSSLAIIMVSIWGDAINKMTSEPHEQVIKDEFEKMKTRL from the coding sequence ATGAGCTTTGGGTCTTATTTAGCCATCGCCATCTATTTTGGTTTCTTGCTCTTTATCGGACGATATTTCTACGATAAAAACGCAAGTATGAACGAGTATCTGCTAGATAACCGTCAAATGGGTCCAGTCGTCACTGCACTTAGCGCTGGCGCCTCTGATATGAGTGGTTGGATGCTACTTGGCGTGCCCGGGGCCTTATACGCAACTGGTGTGGCAAATGTCTGGATGATAGCTGGTCTTATCGTGGGAGCGTACTGCAACTACTTATTTCTAGCAAAAAGACTTAGGGTCTATACCGAGGTTGCAAGCGATAGCATCACGATACCTGATTTTTTAGAAAACCGCTTTAAAGATAGGACAAAAATTTTAAGGATCATCTCAGGTCTTATCATCTTGATATTTTTCACACTTTATGTAAGTAGTGGCATCATCGCTGGCGGCAAGACTTTTGAGAGCTTTTTTGGCTTAAAATTTGCATACGGAGCGGTCTTTACGCTAATCATCGTAGTCTTTTACACATTTTTTGGTGGATTTAAGGCTGTTAGCATAACTGACGCATTTCAGGGGCTTTTGATGTTTTGCGTCCTAGTCTCGATCCCAGTCGTAGCATATCTAAATTTAGACTTGCCAAGCGATACAAATTTGATAAAAGAGATAAGCAGGCTTGATGCAAATCACCTAAATCCATTTAGAGACCAGACTTTCTGGGGCATTTTAGGCCTTCTAGCTTGGGGCTTTGGCTACTTTGGACAGCCACATATCATCGTTAGATTTATGGCGATACGTGACTCAAAAGAGCTCGCAAAGGCAAGAAGGATAGGCATTGGCTGGATGACGATCGGCCTACTTGGTGCAATTATGAGCGGACTTATCGGCTTTGTCTATTTTAGCCAAAGAGGCGGACTAAGCGACCCTGAGACAGTATTTTTAAAGCTTGGTGAGCTACTTTTCCCGCCATTTTTTATAGGTATCATCATCTCAGCCGTGCTTTCAGCGATCATGAGCACCATCTCAAGCCAGCTCTTAGTCACCTCAAGCTCGGTCACAAAGGATTTCATCTTTGCCTTTTACAAAAAAGAGGTGAGCCAAAGCACGCAAACAGCGATCAGCCGCTATGCAGTCGTGGTCGTAGCGATAATTGCCACAGTGCTTGCCTTTATCTCTACAGATAACGTTCTAAACGTCGTTGGCAACGCTTGGGCTGGATTTGGCGCGAGCTTTGGACCAGTGCTACTTTTTAGCCTTTACTGGAAACGTATGAGCGCACTTGGAGCACTTGCTGGTATGATAGCTGGCGGTGCGACCGTGATATTTTGGATAACATCAGGGCTAAATGCCTATGTTTATGAAATTTTACCTGGCATTTTAACCTCAAGCTTAGCCATCATCATGGTCAGTATCTGGGGCGACGCGATAAATAAAATGACTAGCGAGCCACATGAGCAAGTGATAAAAGATGAATTTGAAAAGATGAAGACAAGGCTTTAA
- a CDS encoding LptM family lipoprotein, whose amino-acid sequence MDSIYHKFGVFHKAILSSFILIFALFALSGCGYKDDPFYGDAPVKEKKTDKINKI is encoded by the coding sequence GTGGATAGCATCTATCATAAATTTGGCGTCTTTCATAAGGCAATCTTATCATCTTTTATTTTAATTTTCGCTCTTTTTGCACTTAGTGGTTGCGGCTACAAGGACGATCCATTTTATGGCGATGCACCTGTAAAAGAGAAAAAAACTGACAAGATCAATAAAATTTGA
- the uvrC gene encoding excinuclease ABC subunit UvrC, translated as MLIDEIRTLPNEPGVYQYFDAQNRLLYVGKAKILKNRVKSYFKFTPSLAPAEKLSPRISKMISEAAHLEYIVTPSEADALILENSFIKQLKPKYNILLRDDKTYPYIFINLNDEFPRFEITRKVVKGSNIRYFGPYFSGAGELLEALYLNFNLVQKKSCVKGKKACLFHQLKRCYAPCEGKISKESYAKIVADATAALQNPNLLIARLEELMLNYAKAEDYEQAAATRDKMQTLKNMQTKVEVDLAKLEDFEAYSVACVHDMICAVRFSVQSGKITGVKTDITQAKNAQKDEINEAYKQAILKSFIAGQPIISTKIYVHEDFEDSELVEEILNERFGRKFSITCPKIGDKRKICEIATKNAEVSIEKYLKTHDNELLNEIKEYFNLAHTPYVVEAYDNSHLFGEASVGAMVRYEHGEWAKQNYRHMHLGSKNDYDQMRESLTARALRFDKLSPPDLWVIDGGEALLSLACEILASSGANVDVIAISKEKIDAKAHRAKGEAKDKIYTKNGSFSLSTSDKKLQFFQKMRDESHRFVISFHRKTRQKNDMQRSVLRQAGVSEGSIAKLISFYGSFDKISEANLDEVAKITNKSVAAKLLTLKEGNLK; from the coding sequence ATGCTAATAGACGAGATAAGAACGCTTCCAAACGAGCCTGGCGTATATCAGTATTTTGACGCTCAAAACAGACTTTTATATGTCGGCAAGGCCAAAATTTTAAAAAACAGGGTCAAAAGCTACTTTAAATTTACCCCAAGCTTAGCTCCAGCTGAAAAGCTAAGCCCAAGAATTTCAAAGATGATAAGCGAGGCAGCGCATCTTGAATACATCGTCACACCAAGCGAGGCGGACGCCCTCATACTTGAAAATTCATTCATCAAGCAGCTTAAGCCAAAATACAACATCTTGCTTCGTGACGACAAGACCTACCCTTATATCTTTATAAATTTAAACGATGAATTTCCGAGATTTGAGATCACTAGAAAGGTGGTAAAAGGCTCAAATATACGCTATTTTGGGCCATATTTTAGTGGAGCTGGCGAACTACTTGAGGCGCTTTATCTAAATTTTAATCTCGTTCAGAAAAAATCCTGCGTAAAAGGCAAAAAAGCCTGCCTTTTTCACCAGCTAAAACGCTGCTACGCCCCGTGTGAAGGTAAAATTTCAAAAGAGAGCTATGCCAAAATAGTTGCTGATGCCACAGCCGCTTTGCAAAATCCAAATTTATTAATCGCTCGCCTTGAAGAGCTCATGCTAAACTATGCCAAGGCTGAAGACTACGAGCAAGCAGCCGCGACTAGAGATAAGATGCAAACGCTTAAAAATATGCAAACAAAGGTCGAGGTTGATCTTGCTAAGCTTGAAGACTTTGAGGCCTACTCGGTCGCTTGCGTGCACGATATGATCTGCGCGGTGAGATTTAGCGTGCAAAGTGGCAAGATAACGGGCGTAAAAACCGATATCACGCAGGCCAAAAACGCTCAAAAAGACGAGATAAACGAAGCTTATAAGCAGGCTATTTTAAAAAGCTTCATCGCTGGTCAGCCAATAATTAGCACTAAAATTTACGTCCATGAGGACTTTGAAGATAGCGAGCTAGTGGAGGAAATTTTAAACGAGAGATTTGGGCGTAAATTTAGCATCACTTGCCCAAAAATAGGCGATAAGCGTAAAATTTGCGAGATCGCCACCAAAAACGCTGAGGTTAGCATCGAAAAATACCTAAAAACGCATGATAACGAGCTACTAAACGAGATAAAAGAGTATTTTAATCTAGCTCACACGCCTTACGTGGTCGAGGCTTACGACAACTCGCACCTTTTTGGCGAGGCAAGTGTGGGGGCGATGGTGCGCTATGAGCATGGCGAGTGGGCAAAGCAAAACTACCGCCACATGCACCTTGGCTCTAAAAACGACTATGATCAGATGAGAGAGAGCCTAACTGCCAGAGCACTTAGGTTTGATAAGCTTAGTCCGCCTGATCTTTGGGTTATTGATGGTGGCGAGGCGCTTTTAAGCTTAGCCTGCGAAATTTTAGCAAGCAGTGGGGCAAACGTCGATGTGATCGCTATCTCAAAAGAAAAAATAGACGCCAAAGCTCACCGCGCAAAAGGCGAGGCGAAAGATAAAATTTATACAAAAAATGGCAGCTTTAGCCTAAGCACGAGCGATAAAAAGCTGCAGTTTTTTCAAAAAATGCGCGATGAGAGCCATAGATTTGTCATCAGTTTTCACAGAAAAACAAGGCAGAAAAACGATATGCAAAGATCAGTGCTAAGACAAGCTGGCGTTTCTGAGGGCAGTATCGCGAAATTAATCAGCTTTTACGGAAGTTTTGATAAAATCAGCGAAGCAAATTTAGACGAAGTGGCAAAAATAACAAACAAAAGCGTAGCAGCAAAGCTTTTAACGCTCAAAGAAGGAAATTTGAAGTGA
- the guaA gene encoding glutamine-hydrolyzing GMP synthase, translating into MNNTIIVLDFGSQYTQLIARRLREEGVYTEILPFNAKLSDIKAKDPKGIILSGGPASVYAKDAYFCDNGVFELNIPILGVCYGMQLLAHTHGAEVLAADHKEYGKAELSVVKEHDLFKDTPSKQIVWMSHSDYVKDLPKGFEAIAVSENSPYCAFGDDKRKFYAIQFHAEVQHSEYGTQILKNFAKYICGCESTWNMGSFAKNKIEEIRKTVGTHKVLCAVSGGVDSSVTAALLAAAVPENLILVFVDNGLLRTNEKEQVEATFRTKLGVELVSIDASEIFLSRLAGVVDPEKKRKIIGETFIEIFEKEAKKHGDVKFLAQGTLYTDIIESSVVGSSKTIKSHHNVGGLPDWMTFELIEPLREIFKDEVRKLGLELGLSRELVFRHPFPGPGLAIRIMGEVNKPSLELLRKADVILRDELKSSGWYNKTWQAFCVLLNVNSVGVMGDNRTYENAVCVRVVDASDGMTASFSRLPYDLLENVSRRIINEVNGINRVVYDISSKPPATIEWE; encoded by the coding sequence ATGAACAATACGATTATAGTTTTGGACTTTGGTTCGCAGTATACTCAGCTAATAGCTAGAAGGCTAAGAGAAGAAGGAGTTTATACTGAAATTTTGCCATTTAACGCAAAACTAAGCGATATAAAGGCGAAAGATCCAAAAGGTATCATTCTAAGTGGTGGCCCAGCTAGCGTTTATGCCAAAGATGCCTACTTTTGCGATAATGGCGTCTTTGAGCTAAATATCCCTATACTTGGCGTTTGCTACGGCATGCAGCTACTTGCTCACACGCATGGAGCTGAGGTTTTAGCAGCTGATCACAAAGAGTACGGCAAGGCTGAACTTAGCGTCGTAAAAGAGCACGATCTTTTTAAAGATACACCTTCAAAACAAATCGTATGGATGAGCCATAGCGACTATGTAAAAGACCTACCAAAGGGCTTTGAGGCGATTGCGGTCAGCGAAAATTCGCCTTATTGTGCTTTTGGTGATGATAAACGTAAATTTTATGCGATCCAGTTTCACGCAGAGGTACAACACAGCGAGTATGGCACGCAAATTTTAAAGAATTTTGCTAAATATATCTGCGGCTGCGAGAGCACTTGGAATATGGGAAGCTTCGCTAAAAATAAGATAGAAGAGATAAGAAAAACAGTTGGTACTCACAAGGTGCTTTGCGCGGTTAGTGGTGGCGTGGATAGCTCTGTGACTGCAGCACTTTTAGCAGCCGCTGTGCCTGAAAATTTGATCCTTGTTTTTGTCGATAACGGACTTCTTAGAACAAACGAAAAAGAACAAGTTGAAGCTACATTTAGAACAAAGCTTGGCGTTGAACTAGTTAGCATAGATGCGAGCGAGATCTTTCTTAGCCGCTTGGCCGGCGTCGTTGATCCTGAGAAAAAACGCAAGATCATAGGCGAGACATTTATAGAAATTTTTGAAAAAGAGGCTAAGAAGCATGGCGATGTGAAATTTCTAGCTCAAGGCACTCTTTATACTGACATCATCGAAAGCTCAGTCGTTGGCTCAAGCAAGACTATAAAGAGCCACCACAACGTTGGAGGTTTGCCTGATTGGATGACATTTGAGCTGATAGAGCCTTTAAGAGAGATTTTTAAAGATGAGGTTAGAAAGCTTGGACTTGAGCTTGGACTAAGCCGCGAGCTAGTTTTCCGCCATCCTTTCCCAGGGCCCGGTCTTGCTATCCGCATCATGGGTGAGGTAAATAAACCAAGCCTAGAGCTACTTCGCAAAGCTGATGTGATCTTACGTGATGAGCTAAAAAGCAGTGGATGGTATAACAAAACTTGGCAGGCGTTTTGCGTGCTTTTAAATGTAAATTCTGTTGGCGTAATGGGTGATAACCGCACTTACGAAAACGCTGTTTGTGTGCGCGTGGTCGATGCAAGTGATGGCATGACTGCAAGCTTTTCAAGGCTTCCTTATGATCTGCTTGAAAACGTAAGCCGCCGCATCATAAACGAGGTAAATGGTATAAACCGCGTAGTTTACGACATCTCAAGCAAGCCACCTGCAACTATCGAGTGGGAGTAA